One genomic window of Kaistia geumhonensis includes the following:
- a CDS encoding DNA polymerase III subunit chi, producing the protein MSEVLFYHLERQPLDAVLPPLLEKCLERGWKVVVEAGSRERVEALDAMLWTWREESFLPHGLASDANAPLHPIVLATDGSNPNGATVRFAVDGAPLGAAAPFDRVVLIFDGSDPDAIEKARQDWRRAKTEGHAATYWQQGSSGRWEKRA; encoded by the coding sequence ATGAGCGAGGTGCTGTTCTATCACCTCGAAAGGCAACCGCTCGATGCGGTGCTCCCGCCGCTCCTCGAGAAATGCCTCGAGCGCGGCTGGAAGGTCGTGGTCGAGGCCGGGTCGCGCGAACGGGTCGAGGCGCTCGATGCGATGCTGTGGACTTGGCGGGAGGAATCGTTCCTGCCGCACGGTCTCGCCAGCGACGCCAATGCACCGCTGCACCCGATCGTCCTCGCGACCGACGGCTCCAATCCGAACGGCGCTACCGTGCGCTTCGCGGTCGATGGCGCCCCGCTCGGCGCGGCGGCGCCCTTCGACCGCGTCGTGCTGATCTTCGACGGCAGCGATCCGGACGCGATCGAGAAGGCCCGTCAGGACTGGCGGCGCGCGAAGACCGAGGGTCACGCCGCCACCTACTGGCAGCAGGGATCGAGCGGTCGCTGGGAGAAGCGTGCCTGA
- a CDS encoding leucyl aminopeptidase yields MSSRPSITFSKSAPAAEGGTLVVLTDHTLALGSAATALGIGDLVTRAAASAEYKGKLLATLDLLAPAGIGAARLVVVGLGKAGELKELDWSRLGGTIMGALRKGETATLIAERPDGVDVSPAELTEIGLGASLRAYAFDRYRSRAKDDDSAAKAPPALAIVGPEAGKAKKLWPARAAVAEGVVLARDLVNEPANVLGTLEFAAKAEALADLGVAIEVLTEKQMKKLGMRALLGVAQGSVRPPRLVAMHWNGLKDGKDGDKAASKPVAFVGKGVVFDTGGISIKPAGGMEDMKGDMGGAAAVVGLMHALASRKAKANVVGIIGLVENMPDGNAQRPGDIVEAASGTTIEIINTDAEGRLVLADALWYVQKTYEPSLIVDLATLTGAIIVALGHDHAGLFASDDALAGQLLAAGLATGEKVWRMPLGPAYDKQIESKFADIKNTGGRDGGSVTAAQFLKRFVKDGTPWAHLDIAGTAMGSPQSETNRSWASGWGVRLLDRFVADNHEA; encoded by the coding sequence ATGTCCAGCCGTCCCTCGATCACATTCTCGAAATCCGCTCCCGCCGCAGAAGGCGGCACGCTAGTCGTGCTCACGGACCACACGCTCGCCCTCGGCTCGGCCGCAACTGCGCTCGGAATCGGCGATCTCGTGACGCGCGCGGCCGCCTCGGCCGAATACAAGGGCAAGCTTCTCGCGACTCTCGATCTCCTGGCGCCGGCGGGCATCGGCGCCGCGCGACTGGTCGTGGTCGGCCTCGGCAAGGCGGGCGAGCTTAAGGAGCTCGACTGGTCGCGCCTCGGCGGCACGATCATGGGTGCGCTGCGCAAGGGCGAGACGGCGACGCTGATCGCGGAGCGCCCCGATGGCGTCGATGTTTCGCCGGCCGAGCTCACCGAGATCGGCCTTGGAGCGAGTCTCCGCGCCTATGCATTCGATCGCTATCGCAGCCGCGCCAAGGACGATGATTCGGCTGCCAAGGCGCCGCCTGCGCTCGCTATCGTCGGCCCCGAGGCCGGCAAGGCGAAGAAGCTCTGGCCCGCGCGGGCTGCGGTGGCCGAGGGCGTCGTCCTCGCCCGCGATCTCGTCAACGAGCCGGCCAATGTGCTCGGCACGCTCGAATTCGCCGCCAAGGCCGAGGCGCTCGCCGATCTCGGCGTCGCTATCGAGGTGCTGACCGAGAAGCAGATGAAGAAGCTCGGCATGCGGGCGCTGCTCGGCGTCGCGCAGGGTTCGGTGCGGCCGCCGCGCCTGGTTGCCATGCACTGGAACGGGCTGAAGGACGGCAAGGATGGCGACAAGGCCGCGTCGAAGCCGGTCGCCTTCGTCGGCAAGGGCGTCGTGTTCGATACCGGCGGCATCTCGATCAAGCCGGCCGGCGGCATGGAGGACATGAAGGGCGACATGGGCGGCGCCGCGGCGGTCGTCGGCCTTATGCACGCGCTGGCAAGCCGCAAGGCCAAGGCGAATGTCGTCGGCATCATCGGCCTCGTCGAGAACATGCCGGACGGCAACGCGCAGCGCCCGGGCGATATCGTAGAGGCGGCCTCGGGCACGACCATCGAGATCATCAATACTGATGCGGAAGGCCGGCTCGTCCTCGCCGATGCCCTCTGGTACGTGCAGAAGACCTACGAGCCGAGCCTCATCGTCGATCTCGCGACCCTGACCGGCGCCATCATCGTCGCGCTCGGCCATGACCATGCCGGTCTCTTCGCGAGCGACGATGCGCTCGCCGGGCAGCTGCTGGCCGCCGGCCTCGCGACCGGCGAGAAGGTCTGGCGGATGCCGCTCGGCCCAGCCTATGACAAGCAGATCGAATCGAAGTTCGCGGACATCAAGAACACCGGCGGTCGCGACGGCGGCTCCGTGACGGCGGCGCAGTTCCTGAAGCGCTTCGTGAAGGACGGCACCCCCTGGGCACATCTCGATATCGCCGGCACGGCCATGGGCTCGCCGCAGTCCGAGACCAACCGCTCCTGGGCATCGGGCTGGGGCGTTCGCCTGCTGGACCGCTTCGTCGCCGACAATCACGAGGCGTGA
- the lptF gene encoding LPS export ABC transporter permease LptF, whose translation MTLIGRYIFKRMLAAAMLSLGGLAGTVWLSQALRELNLVTTQGQSFVTFAQVSALIFPGLLLIVCPVGVLIGVIYTLNQLNADSELVIINASGASPVTLLKPALLLGTIGMILVGTMSLYLVPRSLQAAREMITNINSDFVSTFIQEGTFVQIGDDLVFHIRDRKPDGVLEGIFIQDERDKTQSTVYVAGQGIILKNPLGTFLVMRNGTIQQRSVEKGSMSIIQFESYAFDMSTFGGGGALPAFNAAERSTSYLLSPDINDEEYQKRPSAFTAELHDRLSSPLYTLLFALLPVMALGQAQTTRQGRGVLILSTVLLATGIRVGGLIVAGIAANHVILVPLLYVIPLGAIAVALFAAMRGYRFAASEGIGSAVAELAQRLVPRRQTAGGRA comes from the coding sequence ATGACGCTGATCGGGCGATACATCTTCAAGCGGATGCTGGCGGCAGCGATGCTCAGCCTCGGCGGCCTCGCGGGCACGGTCTGGCTGAGCCAGGCCTTGCGCGAGCTCAACCTCGTCACCACGCAGGGCCAGAGCTTCGTCACCTTCGCGCAGGTCTCAGCCCTGATCTTTCCGGGCCTTCTGCTTATCGTCTGCCCCGTCGGCGTCCTGATCGGCGTCATCTACACGCTCAACCAGCTCAATGCCGATTCCGAGCTCGTGATCATCAATGCGAGCGGAGCCTCGCCGGTGACCCTGCTGAAGCCGGCGCTGCTGCTCGGCACCATCGGCATGATCCTCGTCGGCACGATGTCTCTCTATCTCGTGCCGCGCTCGCTGCAGGCGGCGCGCGAGATGATCACCAACATCAACAGCGACTTCGTCTCCACCTTCATCCAGGAGGGCACCTTCGTCCAGATCGGCGACGACCTCGTCTTCCACATCCGCGACCGCAAGCCCGACGGCGTGCTGGAAGGCATCTTCATCCAGGACGAACGCGACAAGACGCAGAGCACCGTCTATGTGGCCGGCCAGGGAATCATCCTCAAGAACCCGCTCGGCACCTTCCTCGTGATGCGCAACGGAACGATCCAGCAGCGCTCCGTCGAGAAGGGCTCGATGTCGATCATCCAGTTCGAATCCTACGCCTTCGACATGTCGACCTTCGGCGGAGGCGGGGCGCTCCCGGCCTTCAACGCCGCGGAGCGAAGCACCTCGTATCTGCTGTCGCCCGACATCAACGACGAGGAATACCAGAAGCGCCCCAGCGCCTTCACCGCCGAGCTGCATGATCGCCTCTCCTCGCCGCTCTACACGCTGCTCTTCGCCCTTCTTCCGGTCATGGCGCTCGGCCAGGCCCAGACGACCCGACAGGGACGCGGCGTCCTGATTCTCTCGACCGTGCTGCTCGCGACCGGCATCCGCGTCGGCGGCCTGATCGTCGCGGGAATCGCGGCCAATCACGTGATCCTGGTGCCACTGCTCTACGTCATTCCGCTGGGCGCCATCGCCGTCGCCCTGTTCGCGGCGATGAGGGGCTACCGCTTCGCCGCGTCCGAGGGCATCGGCTCGGCCGTGGCGGAGCTGGCGCAACGCCTCGTTCCGAGGCGCCAGACCGCCGGTGGGCGGGCGTGA